A stretch of the Fusobacterium varium genome encodes the following:
- a CDS encoding putative transcriptional regulator: MKNAILAISERKETLKQIRKELSEQYEIITFNNLLDALDMLRESDFDIVLLDEYLTWFNFAEAKRKLNGIGKDFVVVGLLDDETEEVLQELRNADIYNYLMKPVELREMNRIIMPALKNLEILKEKRKLEEKLLSTEEESEIVGQSSRIKDVKNLIEKVAESDLTVLITGENGIGKELVAKEIYKKSDRRKNNYIVVSCASMPEETMERELFGFERGAFTGANSSKKGLLEEADGGTMFLDDISAMDIKTQAKLLRVIEYGELRRVGGNKTRRVDVRFIVASDKDLKDETEKGKFRKDLYHRLTVFPIEVPPLRDRKEDVPLLANYFLNKIVRELHRDTPVISGEAMKYLMEYSYPGNIRELRNMIERMVILSTDKIIGVEDLPLEIKMKSDTVENKTVVGVGPLKDILEQEIYSLADVEKVVIAIALQKTRWNKQETSKLLGIGRTTLYEKIRKYGLDFK, from the coding sequence ATGAAGAATGCTATATTAGCCATTTCAGAAAGAAAAGAAACTTTAAAACAAATAAGAAAAGAACTTTCAGAACAATATGAAATCATAACATTCAATAATCTTTTAGATGCATTAGATATGCTTAGAGAAAGTGATTTTGATATTGTTTTATTAGACGAATATCTAACATGGTTCAATTTTGCAGAAGCTAAAAGAAAATTGAATGGAATTGGAAAAGATTTTGTTGTTGTAGGATTATTAGACGATGAAACTGAAGAAGTTCTTCAAGAATTAAGAAATGCAGACATTTATAACTATTTAATGAAACCAGTAGAGTTGAGAGAAATGAATAGAATTATAATGCCAGCTCTTAAAAATCTTGAAATATTAAAAGAGAAAAGAAAACTTGAAGAAAAATTATTGAGTACTGAAGAAGAGAGTGAAATAGTAGGTCAATCTTCAAGAATAAAAGATGTAAAAAATCTTATAGAAAAAGTAGCTGAAAGTGATCTTACTGTTCTCATTACAGGTGAAAATGGAATTGGAAAAGAGCTTGTAGCTAAAGAAATATACAAAAAAAGTGATAGAAGAAAGAATAACTATATAGTAGTAAGCTGTGCATCTATGCCAGAAGAAACTATGGAAAGAGAACTTTTTGGATTTGAAAGAGGAGCCTTTACAGGAGCTAATTCAAGTAAAAAAGGATTATTAGAAGAAGCTGATGGAGGAACTATGTTCCTTGATGATATTTCAGCTATGGATATCAAAACTCAAGCTAAATTATTAAGAGTTATTGAATATGGAGAATTAAGAAGAGTTGGTGGAAATAAAACTAGAAGAGTGGATGTAAGATTCATTGTAGCTAGTGATAAAGACCTTAAAGATGAAACTGAAAAAGGAAAATTCAGAAAAGATCTATATCATAGACTAACTGTATTTCCAATAGAAGTGCCACCATTAAGAGATAGAAAAGAGGATGTACCTCTTCTTGCTAACTATTTCTTAAATAAAATAGTAAGAGAACTTCACAGAGATACTCCTGTTATATCAGGGGAAGCTATGAAATATTTAATGGAATATTCATATCCAGGAAATATAAGAGAACTTAGAAATATGATAGAAAGAATGGTAATTCTTTCTACTGACAAAATAATAGGTGTAGAAGATCTTCCGCTTGAAATAAAGATGAAATCTGATACTGTTGAAAATAAAACAGTAGTGGGAGTAGGGCCATTAAAAGATATTCTTGAACAAGAAATATACAGTCTTGCAGATGTTGAAAAAGTAGTTATCGCTATAGCTCTGCAAAAAACTAGATGGAATAAACAAGAAACTTCTAAACTTCTTGGAATTGGAAGAACTACTCTTTATGAAAAAATTAGAAAATATGGTTTAGATTTTAAATAG